A single window of Collinsella aerofaciens DNA harbors:
- the gatC gene encoding Asp-tRNA(Asn)/Glu-tRNA(Gln) amidotransferase subunit GatC — MALSEKDVRGIAEYAKIALTDDELTQMTSYMNDAVQMLEPVLQYDLPDVEPTFHPIGSLSNVMGDDLREPERDLPLDVALENAGSARDRYFRVPSILGEGESE, encoded by the coding sequence ATGGCACTCAGCGAGAAAGACGTGCGCGGCATCGCCGAGTACGCAAAGATCGCACTGACCGACGACGAGCTCACCCAGATGACGTCCTACATGAACGACGCCGTCCAGATGCTCGAGCCCGTCTTGCAATATGACTTGCCCGACGTGGAGCCCACGTTCCATCCTATCGGAAGCCTGTCCAACGTGATGGGCGACGACCTGCGCGAGCCCGAGCGCGACCTGCCACTCGACGTTGCGCTCGAAAACGCCGGTAGCGCGCGCGACCGCTACTTCCGCGTGCCGTCCATTTTGGGAGAGGGGGAGAGCGAGTAA
- a CDS encoding class C sortase, with amino-acid sequence MKSNNAADNGGSSPQPKPKRRRKRLPRWADRLITIVIILIGVGLMTWPWILDRLEASGVFNQISTVSSTVDALSEEERERILLQARSYNEQLAGEATELPADQIEPYAQQLIFDRDPMMSWVEIPSIDVSMPIYHGTSEEVLMAGVGHLEGTSLPVGGTSTHCVLTAHSGMRNLSMFDDIHSLEPGDLVLLHTMNKTLAYKMVDSEVVLPEEMESLTIEPGADKVTLVTCTPYGVNDHRLLVHCVRTKYNKKDVDKQKSLAGRHWGKREFAVLIVVVAIVLLLLDIVIHAVRKRRKAKVSA; translated from the coding sequence ATGAAGAGCAATAACGCCGCGGACAACGGCGGCTCAAGCCCTCAGCCCAAACCCAAGCGCCGCCGCAAGCGGCTGCCGCGCTGGGCCGACCGGCTCATCACCATCGTCATCATCCTTATTGGCGTGGGCCTTATGACCTGGCCGTGGATCTTGGACCGGCTCGAGGCCTCGGGCGTGTTCAACCAGATCAGCACCGTGTCCAGCACCGTGGATGCGCTGTCTGAAGAGGAGCGTGAGCGCATCCTGCTCCAGGCGCGCTCCTATAACGAGCAGCTGGCGGGCGAGGCCACCGAGCTTCCCGCCGACCAGATCGAGCCCTACGCCCAGCAGCTCATCTTTGACCGCGACCCCATGATGAGCTGGGTCGAGATCCCCTCCATCGATGTGAGTATGCCCATCTACCACGGCACGAGCGAAGAAGTCCTCATGGCGGGCGTCGGCCACCTGGAGGGCACGAGCCTGCCGGTGGGTGGCACCTCGACGCATTGCGTGCTCACCGCGCACTCGGGCATGCGCAACCTGAGTATGTTCGACGACATCCATTCGCTGGAGCCCGGCGACCTGGTGCTGCTGCACACCATGAATAAGACGCTCGCCTACAAGATGGTGGACTCCGAGGTGGTGCTGCCCGAGGAGATGGAGTCGCTGACCATCGAGCCCGGTGCCGACAAGGTGACGCTCGTCACCTGCACGCCCTACGGCGTGAACGACCATCGCCTGTTGGTGCATTGCGTGCGCACCAAGTACAACAAGAAGGACGTCGACAAGCAAAAGTCGCTGGCCGGCCGCCACTGGGGCAAGCGCGAGTTCGCCGTGCTTATCGTGGTCGTGGCCATTGTGCTGTTGCTGCTGGACATCGTGATCCATGCGGTCCGTAAACGCCGCAAGGCTAAGGTCTCGGCATAA
- a CDS encoding SpaA isopeptide-forming pilin-related protein, translated as MSKNIARLAVTAGLTAALSFGGVMAPVTMAFAAVTPTVATDGNVKIDEKTYKDTTFKGIQIFKAKVTQNYDGSAWSGDKILSDIDWASPDVMNVVTGAFAGVAKAPDANAGAQAWAKYIKDNAGDNVGQTAKVDAGSTLDKIAAALEGSTLTWTNPGDSSKGDFKALNTGYWLFVTANVGSTTSSDSANGNTDAYTSPIFTVVGGEDVKAEPKKDVPNVTKAVKDDKNGKFVTDNSKDVFSAPNKSADSASEQPIDYQLAGTVASNINTYTKYSYAFTDELPSTMVPVCDENGKPVVKVKIGDTVVADSCYTVNYPSEESNNKLTVSFDNLKEVKNEAGEPIVVGGNSKVYVNYQAKLVASKINENILGKAQTNTVKLTYSNNPHTDGTGTTVTHPAYDYTYGIDVTKVGNDKDETGKHKTLEGVQFTLQEKDSSEFIKADGTTTSTKDNAILTTDSNGKINVVGLDESTYILKEVKPAPGYNNSAASGVTFTISRTLNQDGTDVTPETTSAIVAGENVIQQNSAKAEVGKLSFTIVDQKGSGLPLTGLNGVTFTWIAGGAVLCIGVAHLVRSRKQAEESEQE; from the coding sequence ATGAGCAAGAACATCGCACGCCTGGCAGTAACCGCCGGCCTCACAGCAGCGCTGAGCTTCGGCGGCGTGATGGCCCCGGTCACGATGGCGTTTGCTGCGGTCACGCCGACGGTGGCCACGGACGGCAATGTAAAGATTGACGAGAAGACCTATAAGGACACAACCTTTAAGGGCATCCAGATTTTCAAGGCAAAGGTTACGCAGAATTATGATGGAAGTGCCTGGTCTGGCGATAAGATCCTTTCCGATATTGATTGGGCGTCGCCTGATGTTATGAATGTTGTGACTGGTGCATTTGCTGGCGTCGCGAAGGCTCCTGATGCGAATGCAGGCGCTCAGGCTTGGGCCAAGTACATTAAAGATAATGCCGGTGATAATGTTGGCCAGACTGCCAAGGTTGACGCTGGCTCCACGTTGGATAAGATTGCTGCCGCACTTGAGGGTTCGACTCTAACCTGGACAAATCCAGGCGATTCCAGCAAGGGAGACTTTAAGGCTTTAAACACCGGCTATTGGCTCTTTGTGACTGCAAATGTTGGTTCGACCACATCTAGCGATTCGGCCAACGGCAATACCGACGCCTATACCTCGCCAATCTTCACTGTCGTCGGTGGTGAAGATGTAAAGGCGGAGCCCAAGAAGGACGTCCCCAACGTGACCAAGGCCGTCAAGGATGACAAGAACGGCAAGTTTGTTACGGACAATAGCAAGGACGTTTTCAGTGCTCCCAACAAGTCCGCCGACTCTGCCTCTGAGCAGCCGATTGATTATCAGCTTGCCGGCACTGTTGCTAGCAACATCAATACGTACACTAAGTACAGCTATGCTTTTACCGACGAGCTTCCTTCTACGATGGTGCCGGTATGCGACGAGAACGGTAAGCCGGTCGTTAAGGTCAAAATTGGCGATACGGTCGTAGCGGACAGTTGTTATACAGTGAACTATCCTTCTGAGGAAAGCAACAATAAACTCACTGTCTCTTTCGATAATCTCAAAGAAGTAAAGAATGAGGCCGGTGAGCCCATTGTCGTTGGCGGTAATTCAAAGGTCTATGTGAACTACCAGGCAAAACTTGTTGCTAGCAAGATTAACGAGAACATTCTCGGTAAGGCCCAGACAAACACGGTAAAACTGACCTATTCCAACAACCCGCACACCGACGGTACCGGCACTACGGTTACGCATCCTGCCTACGACTACACCTACGGCATCGACGTCACCAAGGTTGGTAACGACAAGGATGAGACTGGCAAGCACAAGACCCTCGAAGGCGTTCAGTTCACGCTACAGGAGAAAGACTCCAGCGAATTTATCAAGGCCGACGGTACCACGACGTCAACTAAGGATAATGCAATTCTGACAACTGACAGCAACGGCAAGATTAACGTTGTCGGCCTCGACGAGAGCACCTATATCCTCAAGGAGGTTAAGCCTGCGCCTGGCTACAATAACTCCGCAGCAAGCGGTGTGACCTTTACTATCAGCCGCACGCTCAATCAGGACGGTACGGATGTGACGCCCGAAACTACGAGCGCCATTGTGGCAGGTGAAAATGTCATCCAGCAGAACTCCGCGAAAGCTGAAGTCGGCAAACTCAGCTTTACCATTGTCGACCAGAAGGGCTCCGGCCTCCCGCTTACCGGCCTTAACGGCGTGACCTTCACTTGGATTGCTGGCGGCGCGGTGCTGTGCATTGGCGTGGCACACCTCGTCCGCAGCCGTAAGCAGGCTGAGGAGTCCGAGCAGGAGTAA
- a CDS encoding SpaA isopeptide-forming pilin-related protein, which yields MNKKVCSFPILFALLALVVGTCAVVFPASAQAAPTSTGSITVSGTVASSYDAYQIFSANVVDGDSDAKIATDLTWASDAARDAALPVLHSAGMPNSQTTAQEAAEWLNTDSHLTSALSAQLARSLQSSGAVFVALNAGTAAELHCGYWLIVADDDAIAQGEVGTAPIMALVGGSAVTVKPKAATPKVSKHVLEDGTAAWQKAADATVADDLYWRLSATVPAGLTAYDTYTVRFVDTMSAGLDPSKVAASMRVYVAAGADGGFDAVSTGKDGRAGTEPAKGWTDITAQCGVSVDGKTFTVRTGDLIAALGGADAFAAGARVVAVYNAPLNSACNHGIAKGNPNEVYLRYPRSPFTDQSGDAGFARTPSDDACAYTWDLALTKRSSDGDKPLAGAVLSIADDRGRTLAADGTWDAEGKATVTTGEDGRVTVSGVDSGKLEVRELKAPKGYTAFKGTRSVTVKAEGLDVDQVAAAKPKLTITAESPLRADSADGSTGSLEASLINTPTGTPPSITTGGFMPSTGDMAMYAAAAAAVAGAALIVVALLVKRGGGSHKE from the coding sequence GTGAATAAGAAAGTTTGCTCCTTCCCGATCTTGTTTGCGCTGCTTGCCCTCGTGGTCGGCACCTGCGCGGTTGTGTTCCCCGCTTCCGCGCAGGCCGCGCCGACCTCGACCGGTTCCATCACGGTGAGCGGCACCGTGGCGAGCAGCTACGACGCCTACCAGATCTTTAGCGCCAACGTCGTCGACGGCGACAGCGACGCCAAGATCGCCACCGACCTCACCTGGGCAAGCGACGCCGCGCGCGACGCCGCACTGCCTGTGCTGCACAGCGCCGGCATGCCCAATTCCCAGACCACCGCGCAGGAAGCTGCCGAGTGGCTCAACACCGATTCCCACCTTACGAGCGCGCTGAGCGCACAGCTCGCTCGTTCCCTCCAGAGCTCTGGCGCCGTGTTCGTGGCCCTTAACGCGGGTACGGCGGCCGAGCTGCACTGCGGCTACTGGCTCATCGTCGCCGACGACGACGCCATCGCCCAAGGCGAGGTCGGCACCGCGCCGATCATGGCCCTGGTGGGCGGCAGCGCCGTCACCGTCAAGCCCAAGGCGGCGACGCCCAAGGTGTCCAAGCACGTGCTGGAGGACGGCACCGCCGCCTGGCAGAAGGCCGCCGACGCCACGGTCGCCGACGACCTGTACTGGCGCCTCTCGGCCACGGTCCCGGCGGGGCTCACGGCCTACGACACCTATACGGTGCGGTTCGTCGACACCATGAGCGCGGGGCTCGACCCCTCCAAGGTGGCCGCGAGCATGCGCGTGTACGTGGCGGCGGGCGCGGACGGCGGCTTTGACGCCGTCTCGACCGGCAAGGACGGCCGCGCCGGCACCGAGCCCGCGAAGGGCTGGACCGACATCACGGCCCAGTGCGGGGTCTCGGTCGACGGTAAGACCTTCACCGTGCGCACCGGCGACCTGATCGCCGCGCTCGGCGGGGCCGACGCCTTCGCCGCGGGCGCCCGCGTGGTCGCCGTGTACAACGCGCCGCTCAACAGCGCGTGCAACCACGGCATCGCGAAGGGCAACCCCAACGAGGTCTACCTGCGCTACCCGCGCTCTCCCTTTACCGACCAGTCCGGCGACGCGGGCTTTGCCCGCACGCCGAGCGACGATGCGTGCGCCTACACCTGGGATCTCGCGCTCACCAAGCGCAGTAGCGACGGCGACAAGCCGCTTGCCGGGGCGGTCCTGAGCATCGCCGACGACCGCGGCCGCACGCTGGCGGCCGACGGCACGTGGGATGCGGAGGGCAAGGCCACCGTCACCACGGGCGAGGACGGCCGCGTGACCGTCTCGGGCGTGGACTCGGGCAAGCTGGAGGTCCGCGAGCTCAAGGCGCCCAAGGGCTACACCGCCTTTAAGGGCACGCGCTCCGTGACGGTCAAGGCCGAGGGCCTGGACGTCGACCAGGTGGCCGCCGCCAAGCCCAAGCTCACCATCACGGCCGAGTCGCCCCTGCGCGCCGACAGCGCGGACGGGTCGACGGGCAGCCTGGAGGCGTCGCTCATCAACACGCCCACCGGCACACCCCCTAGCATTACCACCGGAGGCTTTATGCCCTCGACTGGCGATATGGCAATGTACGCCGCGGCCGCCGCAGCGGTCGCCGGAGCCGCGCTCATCGTGGTCGCGCTCCTGGTCAAGCGGGGAGGTGGCAGCCATAAAGAGTAG
- a CDS encoding SpaA isopeptide-forming pilin-related protein → MEKGIYVPTSIGIGTNIDVSTPDSGVATYVGRDMYIGGKPSDTSNLDAKNAPTGSYAAEAEGLTLVRGKLAMNPVKESWPYQSIGAGFRFGTVGFGSQFRPVAGSTVLAVAGIKSAITKMSVGYSGDSPETTTVGAWKKGAWVGRQKSSEGATPSGFAYTAQIAGPITYWRDNNERQSVVTTQGNWYEGKNSQESNLFNQTVDLTNVNNNDYSSYNGEDGYLSKLSKQLNSFANTGTLEVGFASNHNNYVINKYDKTDCNYGLVFDESYKTIYSDCADTSLNGKKFKNSERLITFKGDNTSMQQVFTIDASQLSNTYNNEYYRGVDFAFEGIPKGASVVVNVTGPSNIEFHNGWRFWWNGTEISRGYETQYSGKELGEAYATASQSIMWNFVDTQSLTIRGGIAGENRADWGYGGTATGAKWTDDDPAAAMIGSILVPNGSFDDHVTTNGRVYVGVDFSMNSPKVAAAFGEGNSASVIDMDQERHNFPWSGSYTPDGSAVAWSKVDAANGNTSLPGSSWAIYGSVENAVAGKDAIVTVTDGGANDYASGDGKLQFNYLNQKANIGNSNDTNYFTYYIKEETAPAGYQKSDTIYYATMNNTGEKPNYVQGYVDENGKNVPFENNPTGAIPNTKIITGTVSWTKVGEGDTKHTPLAGSEWKLTKTNDADGAAVNQSWTVRDQVSDQSTSSDTTWVDTDTAPGKFKLEGLLPGTYTLVETQAPFGYELNKNTYKFTVDSTNGSITWKENEQLSIDSGTTYISDKCSATSVKIPVTKSVRNTDWPKDADDNYVPFEFSVVATGDYAAKAPMPEAPKISVAPKAGETDAAKLNNITATFGAMTFNKSHLSTEAGTNKDYAKTYTYTVKEVAPTTGAIDKLRYSKAEYQVAVTVKAVMNETTGKYTGLTTSTTVTQMKDDMGNTLGKNGQGVAVQTSAGADPTIIPVSTFTNTYSTSLPLSGMSGVTLTYLAGAAVLCAAAAWMHIRRKANAKGGERRE, encoded by the coding sequence GTGGAGAAGGGAATTTATGTTCCCACGTCTATCGGTATCGGTACGAATATCGATGTCTCCACCCCCGATTCCGGCGTGGCCACCTACGTCGGCCGCGACATGTACATCGGTGGTAAGCCGAGCGACACTAGTAATCTTGATGCGAAGAACGCCCCCACCGGCTCATATGCCGCTGAGGCGGAGGGCCTTACCTTGGTCCGTGGCAAGCTTGCCATGAATCCAGTCAAAGAGAGCTGGCCCTATCAATCAATTGGTGCTGGTTTCCGCTTTGGCACCGTTGGTTTTGGTTCCCAGTTCCGTCCTGTCGCCGGCAGCACCGTGCTTGCGGTGGCCGGAATTAAAAGTGCGATCACCAAGATGAGCGTTGGTTATAGCGGCGACTCGCCGGAGACGACTACCGTTGGCGCTTGGAAGAAAGGCGCTTGGGTCGGACGGCAGAAATCTTCTGAGGGCGCGACTCCTTCCGGCTTTGCCTACACTGCGCAGATCGCAGGCCCCATCACATACTGGCGCGATAACAATGAACGCCAATCCGTGGTGACAACGCAGGGTAATTGGTACGAGGGCAAGAACTCTCAGGAAAGCAACCTGTTCAATCAAACTGTTGATTTGACTAATGTCAACAATAACGATTATTCGAGCTACAACGGTGAAGATGGGTACCTCTCGAAGCTATCGAAACAGCTCAACTCGTTTGCAAATACCGGCACGCTCGAGGTTGGTTTCGCGAGCAATCACAACAACTACGTAATCAACAAGTACGACAAGACGGATTGTAATTATGGCCTGGTGTTTGATGAGTCGTATAAGACCATATATTCGGACTGCGCCGATACGTCGCTCAATGGTAAGAAATTCAAGAATAGCGAGCGTCTTATCACGTTTAAGGGCGACAACACCTCTATGCAGCAGGTGTTCACCATCGATGCTTCTCAGCTGAGCAATACATACAACAACGAGTATTATCGTGGCGTTGATTTCGCATTCGAGGGCATTCCCAAGGGCGCCTCGGTTGTTGTGAACGTTACCGGACCTTCGAATATTGAGTTTCACAATGGCTGGCGCTTTTGGTGGAACGGTACCGAGATTTCGCGTGGTTACGAAACTCAATATTCCGGCAAGGAGCTGGGCGAGGCATACGCGACGGCTTCCCAGTCCATCATGTGGAACTTTGTCGATACGCAAAGCCTTACCATTCGAGGCGGCATCGCGGGAGAAAACCGCGCGGACTGGGGATACGGCGGCACAGCCACCGGTGCCAAGTGGACTGACGACGATCCTGCGGCGGCTATGATCGGATCGATTCTCGTTCCCAACGGAAGTTTCGACGACCATGTGACTACCAACGGCCGCGTTTATGTGGGCGTCGATTTCTCAATGAACAGCCCGAAGGTTGCCGCAGCATTTGGTGAGGGTAACTCGGCTTCCGTCATCGATATGGATCAGGAGCGTCACAACTTCCCGTGGTCTGGGTCGTATACGCCCGACGGCTCCGCCGTTGCGTGGAGCAAGGTCGATGCGGCGAACGGCAACACGTCGCTTCCTGGTTCCTCGTGGGCTATCTATGGTTCTGTCGAGAATGCTGTCGCGGGCAAGGACGCTATCGTGACGGTGACTGACGGTGGCGCAAATGATTACGCTTCGGGTGATGGCAAGCTTCAGTTCAACTATCTGAACCAGAAGGCAAACATCGGCAATTCCAACGATACCAACTACTTCACGTATTACATCAAAGAGGAGACGGCGCCGGCTGGCTACCAGAAGTCAGACACCATCTACTATGCCACTATGAACAATACTGGCGAGAAGCCGAACTACGTTCAGGGTTACGTGGATGAGAACGGCAAAAATGTTCCGTTCGAGAATAACCCCACAGGTGCCATTCCCAACACCAAGATCATCACCGGTACGGTGTCTTGGACCAAGGTGGGGGAGGGCGACACAAAACACACTCCTTTGGCTGGTTCTGAGTGGAAACTCACCAAGACTAATGACGCCGATGGTGCGGCCGTTAACCAGTCCTGGACCGTGAGAGATCAGGTGAGCGACCAGTCGACTTCGAGCGATACCACGTGGGTAGACACCGACACCGCGCCTGGCAAGTTCAAGCTCGAGGGCCTGCTGCCGGGCACGTACACGCTTGTTGAGACCCAGGCTCCGTTTGGCTACGAACTGAACAAGAACACCTACAAGTTCACGGTGGACAGCACAAACGGCTCCATTACGTGGAAAGAGAACGAGCAGCTGAGCATCGATAGTGGCACTACGTACATCTCCGACAAGTGCAGTGCTACGTCCGTGAAGATCCCGGTGACCAAATCCGTTCGCAATACGGATTGGCCGAAGGATGCTGACGACAACTATGTGCCGTTCGAGTTCAGCGTTGTGGCTACGGGTGACTATGCAGCCAAAGCCCCCATGCCCGAAGCGCCCAAGATTTCTGTTGCCCCAAAGGCAGGGGAGACCGATGCCGCCAAGCTCAACAACATCACGGCGACCTTTGGCGCCATGACGTTCAACAAGTCGCACCTGTCCACTGAAGCAGGCACCAATAAAGATTACGCCAAGACCTACACCTACACGGTGAAGGAGGTCGCGCCTACCACCGGTGCCATCGATAAGCTCCGCTACTCCAAGGCCGAGTACCAGGTTGCCGTCACGGTGAAGGCCGTCATGAATGAGACCACTGGCAAGTACACCGGTCTTACCACCTCTACCACCGTTACGCAGATGAAGGACGACATGGGCAACACCCTTGGCAAGAACGGGCAGGGCGTCGCGGTTCAAACCTCCGCCGGTGCGGACCCAACCATCATTCCCGTCTCCACCTTCACCAACACCTACTCCACCTCTTTGCCCCTTTCTGGTATGTCGGGCGTCACTCTGACGTACCTTGCCGGCGCGGCGGTGCTTTGCGCTGCTGCAGCCTGGATGCACATTCGTCGCAAGGCGAATGCGAAGGGAGGTGAGCGTCGTGAATAA
- a CDS encoding HAD family hydrolase, protein MDTTFSHIKAVFCDIDGTLLTSQHTVSPRTVAAIRALRERGVLFGLCTGRDAHATEAMYELWGIEGLVDVLVGCGGAEVIDRAHDINELSYPLPGETIARICKHMADLPATPVCPRDGVFYVPESNACVEHLSRVDGVPYQVVDFAEFLREPQPKVMFTMAPEVMPRVIERASTFADSTVKAAALQTTQRLYEFMDPRVSKTRGLVRVAELNDMELQDICVFGDADNDTCMVADAGVGVAMANGSDATRAAADFVTASNDKDGIAIFIEEHLL, encoded by the coding sequence ATGGACACCACCTTCAGCCACATCAAAGCCGTGTTCTGCGATATCGACGGCACGCTGCTCACGAGCCAGCACACGGTGTCCCCGCGCACCGTGGCGGCGATCCGCGCCCTGCGCGAGCGCGGCGTGCTCTTTGGCCTGTGCACCGGGCGCGACGCCCATGCGACCGAGGCCATGTACGAGCTCTGGGGCATCGAAGGCCTGGTGGACGTGCTCGTGGGCTGCGGTGGCGCCGAGGTCATCGACCGCGCGCACGACATCAACGAGCTGAGCTATCCGCTGCCGGGCGAGACCATCGCGCGCATCTGCAAGCACATGGCGGACCTTCCGGCAACGCCCGTCTGCCCCCGAGACGGCGTGTTCTACGTGCCCGAGAGCAACGCGTGCGTCGAGCACCTGTCGCGCGTCGACGGCGTTCCCTACCAGGTGGTCGATTTTGCCGAGTTTTTGCGCGAGCCGCAGCCCAAGGTGATGTTTACCATGGCGCCCGAGGTAATGCCGCGGGTGATTGAGCGGGCGTCGACGTTTGCCGATAGCACCGTTAAGGCAGCGGCCCTGCAGACCACGCAGCGGCTCTACGAGTTCATGGATCCGCGCGTGTCCAAGACGCGCGGCCTTGTACGCGTGGCGGAGCTCAACGACATGGAGCTCCAGGACATCTGCGTGTTTGGCGATGCGGACAACGACACCTGCATGGTGGCCGACGCCGGCGTGGGCGTGGCCATGGCAAACGGCAGCGACGCCACCCGGGCCGCCGCCGACTTTGTAACCGCGAGTAACGACAAAGACGGCATCGCGATCTTTATCGAGGAGCATCTGCTGTAG
- a CDS encoding MFS transporter codes for MLAFLFSKPRSSLSVQAKRLVAMRFLIYTGFQTSYFIGVIGTLTYADDASVVATSLAVLFMNVFVILGSFAGGAALDAWGPRRHFLLSIVGTLATGAAILVFGSATGIVLLGAVLLGFVMGFAQPIATSYPAYLTDDPVELKDINSAIAMFSNVSIIVGPTLGGFVAAAASSRAVFVLMMIFTVLALVAGWGFRPQTSHVAGDADADSAEEGGRAGQSSNPSTSARVTFATSIKTVFTNSILALLFCIIFLSNFGYGAFDPLESFFYRDVLHVGVEWMGWLSSASGLGAVLGAVLALRLPPHLVNLKTLLVALMSVGLGSLLYVGTPYVGVALVGQIALGVAWGVVNPLHNTIVQTTAPLGQLGRVNSVMGFGNMFAGVAPLAIAPWLAATFGVQQTLIGAGMVVTAVPAALLLFGRRHFDRAARQ; via the coding sequence ATGCTCGCCTTTCTTTTCTCAAAGCCTCGATCATCGCTGTCCGTGCAGGCCAAGCGCCTGGTGGCGATGCGCTTTCTCATCTACACCGGTTTTCAGACCAGCTACTTTATCGGCGTCATCGGAACGCTCACCTATGCAGACGACGCTTCGGTTGTGGCGACATCGCTGGCCGTCCTGTTTATGAACGTATTCGTGATCTTGGGATCCTTTGCGGGTGGCGCGGCGCTTGACGCCTGGGGCCCGCGCCGTCATTTCTTGCTGAGCATCGTGGGCACGTTGGCAACCGGCGCGGCGATCCTCGTTTTTGGCAGCGCGACCGGCATCGTCCTGCTCGGCGCGGTGCTCCTGGGCTTTGTGATGGGATTCGCCCAGCCCATCGCCACATCCTATCCAGCCTACCTCACTGACGATCCTGTCGAGCTCAAAGACATCAACTCCGCCATCGCCATGTTCTCCAACGTGAGCATTATCGTCGGCCCCACACTGGGCGGCTTTGTCGCAGCTGCTGCGTCGTCGCGTGCGGTGTTCGTGCTCATGATGATCTTTACCGTACTGGCGCTCGTCGCCGGTTGGGGCTTTAGACCGCAGACCAGCCATGTCGCCGGAGATGCGGATGCCGATTCGGCAGAGGAAGGGGGGCGTGCGGGACAAAGCTCCAACCCCAGCACATCCGCCCGCGTCACCTTCGCGACCAGTATCAAGACGGTCTTTACCAATAGCATCCTCGCCCTGCTGTTCTGCATTATTTTTCTTTCAAACTTTGGCTACGGCGCCTTCGATCCACTGGAGTCGTTCTTCTACCGCGATGTCCTACATGTCGGTGTCGAATGGATGGGCTGGCTCTCGTCGGCCAGCGGTTTGGGCGCGGTGCTGGGCGCCGTCCTCGCGCTCCGCTTGCCGCCGCACCTGGTCAACCTTAAAACCCTGCTCGTGGCGCTCATGTCCGTGGGCCTGGGAAGTTTGCTCTATGTGGGGACACCGTACGTGGGTGTAGCCCTCGTCGGCCAGATTGCCCTGGGCGTGGCCTGGGGCGTCGTCAACCCGCTCCACAACACGATCGTGCAAACGACGGCCCCGCTCGGACAGCTCGGCCGCGTCAACTCGGTCATGGGCTTTGGCAATATGTTCGCCGGCGTGGCGCCGCTGGCGATTGCCCCGTGGCTGGCGGCGACATTTGGCGTACAGCAGACGCTCATCGGGGCGGGCATGGTCGTGACGGCGGTTCCCGCGGCGCTGCTGCTGTTTGGCCGCCGGCACTTTGATCGTGCCGCAAGGCAGTAA
- the mobB gene encoding molybdopterin-guanine dinucleotide biosynthesis protein B, whose translation MWDRAERQVAAAKAVAADGAAPASAPVAVAPAAPAPAVPAIAFIGYQNSGKTTLVEKVIAELTRRGLRVGSLKHHGHHGFDIDVPAKDTWRHHQAGSKHVGLICATRWAEYADTREEDEMPARELLSRYNDVDVVIIEGYKTEGFDNIVVARSGVDRLRGKSSLDLVDGHTLALACNEALARQAFDAGFATRAININDARAICDLIQDHLA comes from the coding sequence GTGTGGGATCGTGCCGAGCGTCAGGTTGCTGCTGCTAAGGCCGTGGCCGCTGACGGTGCCGCGCCCGCGAGCGCACCCGTCGCCGTCGCGCCCGCAGCTCCGGCCCCGGCTGTCCCCGCGATCGCGTTTATCGGCTACCAGAACTCGGGCAAGACCACACTCGTCGAGAAGGTTATCGCCGAGCTCACCCGCCGCGGCCTGCGCGTGGGTTCGCTCAAGCATCATGGGCATCACGGCTTTGATATCGATGTACCCGCTAAGGACACCTGGCGCCATCATCAGGCCGGATCCAAGCACGTGGGACTCATCTGCGCCACGCGCTGGGCGGAGTACGCCGACACGCGCGAGGAGGACGAGATGCCCGCACGCGAGCTGCTGTCGCGTTACAACGATGTCGACGTGGTGATCATCGAGGGCTACAAGACCGAGGGCTTCGACAACATCGTGGTCGCGCGCTCTGGTGTCGACCGTCTGCGCGGCAAGAGCTCGCTCGACCTGGTCGACGGTCACACGCTGGCCCTTGCCTGCAACGAAGCCCTGGCGCGTCAGGCCTTCGATGCTGGCTTTGCGACCCGAGCCATCAACATCAACGACGCCCGAGCCATCTGCGATCTCATCCAAGATCATCTAGCCTAA